One region of Methanophagales archaeon genomic DNA includes:
- a CDS encoding phosphoribosyltransferase has protein sequence MKDKFTCLVVDWDYAYNLCRDVSERIKAAGFMPEVIVGIARGGWYLARVLCDFFMVKDLFSLKMEHWGVTATVTGAAELKFGLDSAAQKKLKGRRVLIADDVTDTGDSIKFALEYVRSFEPSDVKTATMQHKTSSSFMPDFYGELMTEWRWIIYPWSVYEDVMELVEKLMEKRTSKGEGKGKGKGKADLEEIRSAMKDGYDLYIPYHLLREVLANMESQGKLRSVEQEGKVFWVMQ, from the coding sequence ATGAAGGATAAGTTCACATGCCTGGTTGTTGACTGGGATTATGCATATAACCTCTGCAGGGATGTAAGCGAGCGAATAAAAGCGGCGGGATTCATGCCGGAAGTGATTGTGGGAATAGCGCGGGGTGGCTGGTATTTGGCACGGGTACTGTGCGACTTCTTCATGGTCAAGGACCTGTTCAGCTTGAAGATGGAACACTGGGGTGTTACAGCCACTGTTACGGGTGCTGCGGAGCTTAAATTTGGACTTGATAGCGCAGCGCAGAAGAAATTGAAAGGCAGGAGAGTATTAATCGCCGATGACGTGACCGATACCGGGGACAGTATAAAATTCGCACTTGAATATGTGAGATCGTTTGAGCCCTCAGATGTGAAGACCGCAACCATGCAGCATAAAACTTCCTCGTCTTTTATGCCTGATTTCTATGGCGAGCTCATGACCGAATGGCGCTGGATTATCTATCCGTGGAGCGTGTATGAGGATGTGATGGAACTGGTGGAGAAGCTGATGGAAAAGAGAACCAGTAAAGGTGAAGGTAAAGGTAAAGGTAAAGGTAAAGCGGATCTGGAAGAGATACGGAGTGCAATGAAGGATGGATATGATTTATATATACCTTATCACCTCTTGCGTGAGGTTCTGGCGAATATGGAGTCTCAAGGTAAGCTGAGGAGTGTAGAGCAAGAGGGTAAGGTATTCTGGGTCATGCAATAA
- a CDS encoding ArgE/DapE family deacylase: protein MEEERELDKLVEERENELIEYLSELVKIPTFVPPGENYGEIIDWLIPKFNDMGFRCERIELPQDVVHRIQDDTEGLSGERANLLAVKSSDSDSGSGSGSSSGAKETLDIYTHLDVVPAGEGWSTPPFLTVRKGNRIYGRGVADSKGSVAALLIALSIMEELDLHSRYNIRVALTTDEEIGLYSGLCYFADEGLLKGDYLLCMDGDNEGICIATNGVMNWEIRVNGKSCHSSTPFLGVNAIERAKLVIDELERLKERVESRESEVPCSPFMTQITGQKHIKPVFNLTMISGGVKENIIPPSCTLRGDRRYIPEENETEVVKELEEVLQRLKLEHELDFELQCHPGFPPMYTSPDTDWVKEVQVAASTAFGSHKPITGVQGGLDVAYAVQKTKQPVCAFGVGSSMESNAHGADENIRIEDLRNYVKFLVTLLHARARE from the coding sequence ATGGAAGAAGAGCGGGAACTGGATAAATTGGTAGAGGAGCGGGAGAATGAACTTATAGAGTATCTCAGTGAGCTGGTGAAGATACCCACGTTCGTACCTCCAGGTGAGAATTACGGAGAAATTATAGATTGGCTCATACCCAAATTCAATGATATGGGGTTTCGATGTGAGAGGATAGAGCTACCACAGGATGTTGTGCATAGAATACAGGATGATACAGAGGGACTGAGTGGCGAGCGAGCGAATCTTCTTGCAGTCAAGAGTTCAGATTCGGATTCAGGTTCGGGTTCGGGTTCAAGTTCAGGAGCGAAGGAAACCCTCGATATATATACGCATCTTGATGTCGTGCCAGCAGGCGAGGGATGGAGCACACCACCGTTCCTCACGGTACGTAAAGGCAACAGGATATATGGACGCGGTGTTGCTGACTCAAAGGGCAGTGTCGCCGCTCTTTTAATAGCATTGAGCATAATGGAAGAGCTTGACCTTCACAGCAGGTATAATATACGCGTGGCATTGACCACAGATGAGGAGATAGGTTTATACTCCGGTTTATGCTATTTCGCAGATGAAGGGCTACTGAAAGGCGATTATCTACTCTGTATGGATGGGGATAACGAAGGCATCTGTATAGCAACGAACGGAGTGATGAACTGGGAGATAAGAGTGAATGGTAAATCGTGCCATAGCTCCACACCCTTTTTGGGTGTGAATGCGATAGAAAGAGCGAAACTGGTGATTGACGAGTTAGAGCGGTTGAAAGAGCGAGTGGAGAGTCGCGAATCGGAAGTCCCCTGTAGCCCCTTTATGACACAGATAACAGGGCAGAAGCATATAAAACCGGTCTTTAACCTCACAATGATCTCCGGTGGTGTAAAGGAGAATATTATTCCTCCAAGTTGCACATTACGGGGCGACCGGCGGTATATACCGGAGGAGAATGAGACGGAGGTGGTGAAAGAGCTTGAAGAGGTTCTGCAGCGACTGAAATTGGAGCATGAGCTTGATTTTGAACTTCAATGTCATCCTGGATTTCCACCTATGTACACCAGTCCAGATACAGATTGGGTGAAGGAGGTTCAGGTTGCTGCTTCAACTGCCTTTGGCAGTCATAAACCGATAACAGGTGTGCAGGGCGGTCTGGATGTTGCTTATGCAGTCCAGAAGACTAAGCAGCCGGTATGTGCATTTGGTGTTGGCAGTTCTATGGAGAGCAATGCGCATGGCGCGGATGAGAATATCAGAATAGAAGACTTGAGGAATTACGTTAAGTTCCTGGTGACGCTGTTGCACGCGCGAGCGCGAGAATGA